A genome region from Tolypothrix sp. PCC 7712 includes the following:
- the dpdJ gene encoding protein DpdJ, with protein sequence MTTNWDKIIREFLDNLERQEVQLLTWGIVDGGFSENEIVELAEDFLNTCEIDEDVWAFLDQILERKLLFELNLRGDRLFRTRMAEAVRLFARLRQLFPNNNWQTSPTLVADYRLQIRPRIYPNRYITPEAVIEQLAADKLLTPIQQKAVTAILLSHDRGEVQLADFQLRATRRMLQDLNSTKSRGMIVCAGTGTGKTLSFYLPALAHIASLLKKDEYWCKGLAIYPRNELLKDQFSETYQEARRLDAVLKAEGKRKILIGAFFGLTPRSATLDRVQDKWEPESGGFTCPYLRCPRCEGALSWRRADVEAGREKLSCLNPSCGAVIQEDEVILTRDRMAKNPPDLVFTSTEMLNRSMGDSRYSHVFGIAAVKKPQLVLLDEVHTYTGIHGAQVAYLLRRWQRIINKKVQFTGLSATLESAAEFFSQLTGLNPGSVEEISPGEDQIAVRVASRREGMEYQLVLRGDPVSGTSLLSTSIQTAMLLRRVLDPSEDPPSKGFYGSRVFAFTDDLDVTNRLFHNLLDAEGRDSWGRPLRGRQPLAALRSHGAANGRERLIAAQSWLLCEEIGHGLELPLSIGRTSSQDTGVTPNADVIVATASLEVGFNDPEVGGVIQHKAPRDMASFLQRKGRAGRRRSMRPWTVVVLSDYGRDRIAYQGYDMLFNPVLEKRSLPIANRYVIRIQAVFAFMDWVGQQLAATRGSVWRDFASTDFYLINRQRLEIELIKNILETEAGQRNLETYLQSALHLTKDEVEAILWEPPRSLMMSVLPTLLRRLESGWKRLPIHPDESDQDYQTRDPLPDFVPPNLFSDLLLPEVTITTPAQTRNSEPDVNSMPIVQALKTFTPGRATRRFGVQHIYATHWIAPSDLQQREQELPVEDYCAEFEEAGYFQSWQDGQIVDIRCIRPWAINPTQVPANISITSNAQLEWRSQIIPPDLGIKLELPQGSPWCKIITEVCCFTHTQQSPLQVRRFAIASHANIRFDNGQELDTTIRFTQRQDGSPTAVGFAQSVDGLVFRFRIPPNFSISSRDANQAKIRAFRTAYFRYRVLTDDRLCELTNVFQREWLYQIYISMLTDRALTAQISLSEAFEVLLGENIGQEMARVLDNIFQTLNVEETLLEEGESAPEQIQGRQRVHDRLLALGNADIIQTILNDLAPILWSEPDEEWHSWAALRFRATLGGALLDACGQLCPHFDLGDLILDIDPGPRPPDAPAISEGLEEIWITESTIGGGGVIEEILRRYAADPANFFRLAGSALSPTDFEIVDSELTRLLELTQTSADVTDAMADVRFAAGYGELKQASDLLRKVLSSEGILVMHPVMTAINARVLRPGSTPETDKLLLDLIRLWHQEEARLGIEIDARVFAHVASNYDQLDRALLHLGLVQPNPYWRFQVIYGLLWARGNIVRSRTLSSYNPFAVIPDADREILLDVLQVGDHTVWLDEPDWREQVEDAFKQGASVSLIAPPDARENLKLAILSLAVEPMELGFLQVYPLVEAVQRYPQGFGVRLRVRETVQ encoded by the coding sequence GTGACTACTAATTGGGATAAAATAATTAGAGAGTTTTTAGATAATTTGGAACGCCAAGAAGTCCAACTTTTGACGTGGGGAATCGTTGATGGTGGATTTTCTGAAAATGAAATTGTAGAACTTGCGGAAGATTTTCTAAATACTTGCGAAATTGATGAGGATGTTTGGGCTTTTTTAGACCAAATCCTTGAACGGAAATTGTTGTTTGAATTGAATCTTAGAGGCGATCGCCTTTTCCGCACCCGGATGGCGGAAGCAGTGAGATTATTTGCCCGTCTTCGCCAACTGTTCCCGAATAATAATTGGCAAACATCTCCTACCCTAGTTGCTGATTATCGCTTACAAATCCGTCCGAGAATTTATCCTAACAGGTATATTACGCCAGAAGCAGTAATTGAGCAGTTGGCAGCAGACAAACTGCTAACTCCCATACAGCAAAAAGCCGTTACAGCGATACTGCTTTCTCACGATCGCGGTGAAGTTCAACTTGCAGACTTCCAGCTACGCGCTACAAGGCGGATGTTGCAGGATTTAAACAGCACAAAAAGTCGTGGGATGATTGTCTGTGCTGGGACAGGAACCGGAAAGACTTTATCTTTTTACTTACCAGCACTGGCACATATTGCAAGTTTGTTGAAAAAGGATGAGTATTGGTGTAAAGGACTGGCAATTTATCCCCGTAACGAACTTCTCAAAGACCAATTTTCTGAAACCTATCAAGAAGCACGTCGTCTCGATGCTGTCCTCAAAGCAGAAGGTAAGCGTAAAATTCTTATTGGTGCATTTTTTGGCTTAACTCCCAGAAGCGCAACTTTGGATCGGGTACAGGATAAATGGGAACCTGAAAGTGGTGGGTTTACTTGTCCTTACCTGCGGTGTCCCAGATGTGAAGGTGCGCTATCTTGGCGACGGGCTGATGTAGAAGCTGGTAGAGAAAAGCTTTCTTGTCTCAACCCATCCTGCGGTGCTGTTATCCAAGAAGACGAAGTAATTTTGACACGCGATCGCATGGCGAAGAATCCCCCAGACCTGGTTTTTACCAGCACAGAAATGCTAAATCGGTCTATGGGAGACTCCCGTTACAGTCATGTATTTGGCATCGCGGCCGTGAAAAAGCCTCAGCTAGTTTTGTTGGATGAAGTGCATACTTATACAGGTATCCACGGCGCACAAGTTGCTTACCTGCTGCGGCGTTGGCAGAGAATCATTAACAAGAAAGTTCAATTTACTGGACTTTCGGCAACTCTAGAAAGTGCAGCAGAATTTTTCAGTCAACTTACAGGTTTAAACCCTGGTTCAGTGGAAGAAATTTCTCCTGGTGAAGACCAAATTGCTGTTCGCGTAGCGTCTCGCAGAGAGGGGATGGAGTATCAATTGGTTCTCAGGGGCGACCCAGTATCAGGGACAAGTCTTTTATCTACAAGCATCCAAACGGCGATGCTGCTGCGGCGTGTACTCGACCCATCTGAAGACCCCCCTAGCAAAGGTTTCTATGGTTCCCGTGTTTTTGCCTTCACTGATGACTTAGATGTTACCAATCGTTTATTCCACAACCTTTTAGATGCCGAAGGTCGAGACAGTTGGGGTCGTCCTTTGCGTGGACGACAGCCATTAGCAGCATTGCGATCGCATGGTGCTGCTAATGGTAGAGAAAGGCTGATTGCCGCACAATCCTGGCTGTTATGCGAAGAAATTGGTCATGGCTTGGAACTGCCTTTAAGTATTGGGCGCACTAGTTCCCAAGATACCGGAGTTACCCCAAATGCAGATGTAATTGTTGCTACTGCATCTCTGGAAGTGGGATTTAACGACCCAGAAGTTGGAGGTGTTATCCAGCACAAAGCACCGCGAGATATGGCATCTTTCCTGCAAAGGAAAGGACGGGCGGGACGACGCAGAAGTATGCGACCTTGGACAGTGGTGGTGCTGTCTGACTACGGACGGGACAGAATCGCCTATCAAGGCTACGATATGCTGTTTAACCCAGTTTTAGAAAAGCGATCGCTTCCCATCGCCAACCGCTATGTTATTCGCATTCAGGCAGTTTTCGCCTTTATGGATTGGGTTGGACAGCAATTAGCTGCAACTAGAGGTAGTGTCTGGAGAGACTTTGCTAGTACCGATTTCTACTTAATTAACCGTCAGCGACTAGAAATAGAACTAATCAAAAATATTCTCGAAACAGAAGCAGGACAACGTAACTTAGAGACGTATCTACAATCAGCACTACACCTGACCAAAGATGAAGTTGAAGCAATTCTTTGGGAACCGCCCAGGTCATTAATGATGTCGGTGCTTCCTACTTTGCTACGGCGTTTAGAGTCTGGTTGGAAGCGCCTTCCGATTCACCCAGATGAATCAGACCAAGACTATCAAACCCGTGACCCGTTACCTGATTTTGTTCCCCCGAACTTATTTAGTGACCTGCTGTTGCCAGAAGTAACTATTACTACACCTGCACAAACGCGCAACAGCGAGCCAGATGTTAATTCTATGCCAATTGTCCAAGCCCTGAAAACCTTTACACCAGGAAGGGCGACGCGCCGTTTCGGGGTGCAGCATATTTATGCAACCCACTGGATTGCTCCGTCAGATTTGCAACAAAGAGAACAAGAATTACCCGTAGAAGATTATTGTGCCGAGTTTGAAGAAGCAGGGTATTTTCAATCGTGGCAAGATGGACAAATTGTAGATATTCGCTGTATTCGCCCTTGGGCAATAAATCCTACCCAAGTTCCGGCTAATATCTCAATTACCTCTAACGCCCAATTGGAATGGCGCAGTCAAATTATACCACCCGACTTGGGAATAAAACTCGAACTGCCTCAAGGTTCCCCCTGGTGCAAAATTATCACAGAAGTTTGTTGCTTTACTCACACTCAACAATCGCCTCTGCAAGTGCGGCGGTTTGCGATCGCATCCCATGCAAACATCCGCTTCGACAATGGCCAGGAACTTGATACAACAATTCGCTTCACCCAGAGACAGGATGGTAGTCCGACGGCTGTGGGATTTGCCCAATCTGTTGACGGTCTAGTATTTCGCTTTCGGATTCCGCCTAATTTTAGTATAAGTTCCAGGGATGCCAATCAAGCGAAGATTCGGGCGTTTCGCACGGCATATTTCCGATATCGGGTATTGACAGATGACAGATTGTGTGAGTTAACAAATGTCTTTCAACGGGAATGGCTTTATCAAATATATATATCGATGCTTACCGACCGCGCCTTAACAGCCCAAATCTCCTTATCTGAAGCTTTTGAAGTGCTTTTGGGTGAAAATATAGGTCAAGAAATGGCAAGGGTTCTGGACAATATCTTCCAAACATTGAATGTTGAGGAAACCTTACTGGAAGAAGGGGAATCTGCACCGGAACAAATTCAGGGACGGCAGAGGGTACATGATAGATTGCTAGCACTTGGCAACGCAGATATCATCCAAACTATATTAAATGACCTGGCACCGATTCTTTGGTCAGAACCTGATGAGGAGTGGCATTCTTGGGCAGCGTTACGTTTTAGAGCGACCTTGGGAGGGGCATTACTGGATGCTTGCGGACAATTGTGTCCTCATTTTGATTTGGGCGACCTGATTTTAGATATCGATCCTGGCCCTCGTCCACCAGATGCACCTGCTATTTCTGAGGGACTAGAAGAAATTTGGATAACTGAATCTACGATTGGTGGCGGCGGGGTGATTGAGGAAATCTTGCGGCGTTATGCTGCTGACCCGGCGAATTTTTTCCGCTTGGCGGGGAGTGCATTGTCACCTACGGATTTTGAGATTGTGGACTCGGAACTGACGCGGTTACTGGAGTTAACCCAAACTAGCGCAGATGTTACCGATGCAATGGCAGATGTGCGGTTCGCCGCAGGATATGGTGAATTAAAACAAGCTAGCGATCTCCTCCGCAAAGTCCTGTCCTCTGAAGGGATTTTGGTAATGCATCCGGTGATGACTGCAATTAACGCAAGGGTTTTGCGTCCTGGAAGTACCCCAGAAACCGATAAACTGCTGCTGGATTTGATTCGTTTGTGGCATCAGGAGGAAGCGCGTTTAGGTATTGAAATTGATGCCAGGGTGTTTGCCCATGTCGCTAGCAACTATGACCAATTGGATCGGGCGTTGTTGCATCTTGGTTTAGTGCAGCCTAATCCCTATTGGCGGTTTCAAGTGATTTATGGGCTGTTGTGGGCAAGGGGAAATATAGTGCGATCGCGTACTTTATCTTCCTATAATCCCTTTGCTGTGATTCCCGACGCAGATAGAGAAATTTTACTGGATGTTTTGCAAGTGGGCGATCACACAGTTTGGCTGGATGAACCCGACTGGCGGGAACAGGTAGAGGATGCGTTTAAGCAAGGTGCTTCGGTTTCGCTCATAGCGCCTCCTGATGCGAGAGAAAATTTGAAGTTAGCAATTTTGAGTTTGGCTGTTGAACCTATGGAACTTGGGTTTTTGCAGGTTTACCCTTTGGTTGAGGCGGTGCAGAGGTATCCGCAGGGGTTTGGGGTTAGGCTACGGGTGCGAGAAACGGTGCAGTAA
- the dpdH gene encoding protein DpdH, with protein MTFEKFICWKLDMIRQVMNVEATQTANHLFLATHHPIAMYRQDSIKALSKSEYNESQFLHDFLAEKDFAFVPVLGESGTGKSHLIRWLQANIKSTDKRKVLLIPRIGTNLKDIIEKILNVAEFEVDKLDEYRKRLNQSSRTFTDKGAREQLLNNLAFQVGVNGQHTRAKLADEETQEHLIEKLPALLYDDFFREHLLRDGKIIHRLVIHTLGYQYTIEDINERREFSVEDLPLNFQDVKKAGEKAKEFYWFLTGNEDIQKQTVTWLNSHLDEAITQVLNFGREDLQQLMREVRETLAEKNIELVLLIEDFAKLQGIDREVLEAVLAKPQQGDNKPLCAMRTALACTTGYFKNLIDTVQQRVTFSVNLNIDTIGEQSLITQNDIQVFVARYLNAVRLEEREIENWANSQNRDELLSACSECEHSQACHTGFGHVQGMGLYPFNSKALVQMFSRVNPGEFNPRILIRDVLKHTLENSIDDIKNGTFPSVTLGKYFGNMKLSTTVKLDIQSKDPQNSKRREVFLDLWDDSNELCNLSPEVHTAFNLPLLDVKTKPKEIPPVIPENRRVPPRVVEPSGDYQIDTSLQEKLEELNSWNNQGQLSDTLAQHIRQLLFPAIIEKIEWDTEMLLKGSFIGSGGKLLKQENLIFHNPKKLKRTRYSGIIVSLPLNPDDDKEFTETVYVIQGILKYNKFGNWKFENGDRYFRMYAKYLERWSQYVIEKIRLYPRESGEPWNPVPAAVELLAISATMAGYPTNTLENLINSLFIDLDKNDDTTRASSWKKLFDTFTLKRNREALLDIVKSRIACTKGSNSTFQIIDAIQIIEPLEKVRKTWQPQQQIPEDVSDKFPELQKVRQQVDEFLEKAIQEEYERNLNKYQDFISDLGEDVKKNDVIKAINSALENAQDAAVFRGRKSYDEMIQILNQFRNGTAISKYLEISKQAQIEKNDSESNSGKILQYLSKDYQKLSKVIIDSQEFLDNTNNFLDASILEAKSRIAELEKSEGATVESSFQEICEGLANLRNLMNEIKGDTKCS; from the coding sequence ATGACTTTTGAAAAATTCATCTGTTGGAAGCTGGATATGATTCGTCAGGTGATGAATGTAGAAGCAACCCAAACTGCAAATCATTTGTTTTTGGCTACACATCATCCGATTGCAATGTATCGCCAGGACTCTATAAAGGCATTATCGAAGAGCGAATACAATGAATCGCAGTTTCTTCATGATTTTTTAGCTGAAAAAGATTTTGCTTTTGTACCCGTTTTAGGTGAATCAGGTACTGGAAAATCTCACCTGATTCGTTGGTTGCAAGCTAATATAAAATCAACTGATAAACGAAAGGTACTGCTAATTCCCAGAATTGGGACAAATTTAAAAGATATCATTGAAAAAATTTTAAATGTTGCGGAATTTGAGGTAGATAAATTAGATGAGTACCGTAAACGTTTAAATCAATCGAGTCGTACTTTTACAGATAAAGGTGCAAGAGAACAATTATTAAATAATTTAGCTTTTCAAGTTGGCGTTAACGGACAACATACACGGGCTAAACTTGCTGATGAAGAAACCCAGGAACATCTAATCGAAAAATTACCTGCTTTACTATATGATGATTTCTTTCGAGAACATTTATTAAGAGATGGAAAAATTATTCATCGCTTGGTGATTCATACACTTGGATATCAATATACTATTGAAGATATTAACGAACGTCGGGAGTTTTCTGTTGAGGATTTACCTCTTAATTTTCAAGATGTTAAAAAAGCTGGAGAAAAGGCTAAAGAATTTTATTGGTTCTTAACAGGTAATGAGGATATCCAGAAGCAAACTGTGACTTGGTTAAACTCTCATTTAGATGAAGCTATCACCCAAGTTTTGAATTTTGGTCGAGAAGACTTGCAACAATTAATGCGCGAAGTTCGTGAGACATTGGCAGAAAAAAATATTGAATTAGTACTTTTAATTGAAGATTTTGCTAAATTGCAAGGTATTGATAGAGAAGTTCTCGAAGCCGTTTTAGCAAAACCACAGCAAGGTGACAATAAGCCATTATGTGCTATGCGTACAGCTTTAGCTTGTACTACAGGTTACTTTAAAAACTTGATTGATACAGTGCAACAGCGCGTTACTTTCAGCGTCAATCTTAATATTGATACAATTGGTGAACAATCTTTAATTACTCAGAATGATATTCAGGTATTTGTTGCGAGATATTTGAATGCTGTTCGTTTAGAAGAAAGGGAAATTGAAAATTGGGCAAATTCTCAAAATAGAGATGAACTACTAAGTGCTTGTAGCGAATGCGAACATTCCCAAGCTTGTCATACAGGATTTGGTCATGTTCAGGGAATGGGTCTTTATCCTTTCAATTCTAAAGCGTTGGTACAGATGTTTAGTAGAGTAAATCCAGGTGAATTTAATCCCCGAATATTAATCAGAGATGTTTTGAAACACACTCTAGAAAATTCTATTGATGATATTAAAAATGGAACTTTCCCTTCAGTTACTTTAGGAAAATACTTTGGTAACATGAAATTAAGTACTACTGTAAAGTTAGATATTCAATCCAAAGATCCACAAAACTCAAAGCGCCGCGAGGTATTTTTAGACCTGTGGGATGATAGTAATGAACTTTGTAATTTATCTCCAGAAGTTCATACTGCTTTTAATTTACCTCTGCTTGATGTCAAGACTAAACCGAAAGAAATTCCGCCGGTTATACCCGAAAATCGTCGAGTACCACCAAGGGTTGTAGAACCTTCAGGGGATTATCAGATTGATACTTCGCTACAAGAAAAGCTGGAAGAACTCAACAGTTGGAATAATCAAGGACAACTCTCAGATACGCTTGCACAACATATTCGTCAGTTACTTTTCCCCGCTATTATCGAAAAAATCGAATGGGATACGGAAATGCTGCTGAAGGGTAGTTTCATCGGTAGTGGTGGTAAGTTACTTAAGCAAGAAAATCTCATTTTCCATAACCCAAAGAAACTTAAGAGAACACGTTATTCTGGAATTATTGTATCGCTGCCTCTTAACCCAGATGATGATAAGGAATTTACAGAAACTGTATACGTAATTCAAGGTATATTAAAGTACAATAAATTCGGTAACTGGAAGTTTGAAAATGGCGATCGCTATTTTCGTATGTACGCCAAGTATCTAGAACGCTGGAGTCAGTACGTCATCGAAAAAATTCGCCTTTATCCCCGCGAGTCTGGTGAACCTTGGAACCCTGTACCTGCTGCGGTGGAATTGTTAGCGATTAGTGCCACAATGGCAGGGTATCCTACTAATACGCTCGAAAATTTGATTAATTCTTTGTTTATCGACTTAGATAAAAACGATGATACGACTCGTGCATCTAGTTGGAAAAAGCTGTTTGATACTTTTACTCTCAAGAGAAACCGAGAAGCATTATTAGATATTGTTAAAAGTCGAATTGCTTGTACAAAAGGTAGTAATTCAACATTTCAAATTATTGATGCAATTCAAATTATTGAGCCTTTAGAAAAAGTACGTAAAACTTGGCAGCCTCAACAGCAAATTCCTGAAGATGTCAGCGATAAGTTTCCAGAGTTGCAAAAGGTACGTCAACAAGTCGATGAATTCTTAGAGAAAGCTATCCAAGAAGAGTACGAACGAAATTTAAATAAGTACCAGGATTTCATCTCAGACTTGGGAGAGGATGTTAAAAAAAATGACGTGATTAAAGCTATCAATTCAGCTTTAGAAAACGCGCAAGATGCAGCTGTATTCCGTGGTAGAAAAAGCTATGATGAAATGATACAAATTTTAAATCAATTCAGAAATGGTACTGCAATTTCCAAATATTTAGAAATAAGTAAGCAGGCACAGATAGAGAAAAATGATTCCGAAAGTAACTCAGGTAAAATACTCCAGTATCTAAGTAAAGACTATCAAAAATTAAGTAAGGTAATTATAGACTCTCAAGAATTCCTCGATAACACTAATAATTTTCTAGATGCTTCGATTCTTGAAGCAAAAAGTCGTATTGCAGAATTAGAAAAATCTGAAGGTGCAACAGTAGAATCAAGTTTTCAAGAAATTTGTGAGGGGTTAGCCAACTTACGGAATTTAATGAATGAAATTAAGGGGGATACAAAATGCTCTTAG
- a CDS encoding class I SAM-dependent DNA methyltransferase, whose protein sequence is MSSNKAVNKIYQRVMAHTGFYRDGVPTTGVTKAEDIRNNNQYLEKRIKYSAVIDTEQINATAIYELSGSPCIYFTQLKEPNPRKLAKLHKLSWNHGLAPMLWVITPDEVLLYNCYSQPTKQDENDPNRHLIESFETTESDLNRMNQFASRLQIESGEFWQWEKAKQIDRQQRVDSVLVRDLNEAEEKLTKEKKLERQFAHAILIRSVFVAYLQDRDILNQEFFSSRFGVDSFNELLNDKLATYELFEWLQTIFNGDLFPVSIKERDAVAKKHLEVAQSLIGGVEEIATGQQRLWRAYDFKVIPIELISSIYESFIYATDSKSAKENSTHYTPINLVDLVLSEVFKELDGNAKVLDFACGSGVFLVESLRRLVVKRWANGETPTRHLIRETLYNQIYGVDINPEAVQIAAFSLYLTALELDYELEQHRQLTNDLKFQKLIGNNLFANDAFDEKAEFNQIEQFAHKQFSAIVGNPPWTKPKSNKSAEEYCKRKRPDSGYPDGYPTAYGTPPDQAFLWRIGDFANDKTCIGLILHGKPFFSNDTAAKKAKKSLLMRYKPKVIVNLSKLYRDNLFPNSEAPPIILIAEGKPSEQRDSFYFVCPERSIDFRRHGIVEIGTEHIKKLPVFSTACDSDMLKVATWGSARDIRLLQKLGNFPNIEQVVGNPPKNGFKYGHHRKVPAELMDKKCLASSKMPRYQIDLNELDLPPATMESPRDSQIYKAPLVIISQSIDGNEAFSAFSQEDIVYTQRYSGISFAKNKVHLAHYLNGIINSSITSYFLFLTASSWGIERKEIKTQDLERLRVPKPNKDNERFINQIIEIEGRLRESPKKPVEKDLKKQLDEAVFNLYGLEDHERVLVEDTTQITIDWYMNREKSTALRRPQTADLEAYAIQFMSVIKPFLQTLNERSIVAEILSIPKAPLQVVKFSIVPYPGREPVIQTVQAEDLVTVLKSIAEQLPPQLADRVFTRRNARIYVGEYLYIIKPAQLRYWTRSAGLNDADTVLAEHFRNR, encoded by the coding sequence ATGAGTTCTAATAAAGCTGTAAATAAAATATACCAGCGAGTAATGGCACATACTGGCTTCTATCGTGATGGTGTGCCGACTACAGGAGTTACAAAAGCGGAAGATATTCGCAATAACAACCAGTATTTAGAAAAGCGCATTAAATATAGTGCTGTAATTGATACTGAACAAATTAACGCTACAGCAATCTATGAATTGTCTGGTTCACCTTGTATTTATTTTACTCAATTAAAAGAACCTAATCCTAGAAAGTTAGCTAAACTACATAAACTGTCTTGGAATCATGGTTTAGCCCCGATGTTGTGGGTGATTACACCTGATGAGGTATTACTTTATAATTGTTATTCTCAACCCACAAAACAAGATGAAAATGATCCAAACCGACATTTAATCGAAAGCTTTGAAACTACTGAAAGCGACTTGAACCGTATGAATCAATTCGCTAGTCGTCTGCAAATTGAATCAGGTGAGTTTTGGCAGTGGGAAAAAGCAAAGCAAATTGACCGTCAACAAAGAGTAGATTCAGTTCTTGTAAGAGATTTAAATGAGGCTGAAGAGAAATTAACAAAAGAAAAAAAATTAGAGCGTCAATTTGCTCATGCTATTTTAATACGTTCTGTTTTTGTTGCTTATCTGCAAGATAGAGATATTTTAAATCAAGAATTTTTCTCTAGCCGCTTTGGAGTAGATTCATTTAATGAACTCCTAAATGATAAACTAGCGACTTATGAGTTATTTGAGTGGTTGCAAACGATTTTTAATGGGGATTTATTTCCTGTATCAATAAAAGAAAGAGATGCTGTAGCTAAAAAACATCTTGAAGTTGCACAAAGTTTAATAGGTGGTGTAGAAGAAATAGCAACAGGTCAACAACGTCTATGGCGGGCTTATGATTTCAAAGTCATACCTATAGAATTAATTAGTTCAATTTATGAAAGTTTTATTTATGCTACTGATTCCAAATCAGCAAAAGAAAATAGTACCCATTATACACCTATAAATTTGGTTGATTTAGTACTTTCTGAAGTATTTAAAGAACTTGATGGTAATGCTAAAGTTCTAGATTTTGCTTGTGGCTCAGGTGTATTTTTAGTTGAATCTTTGCGGAGATTAGTTGTTAAACGCTGGGCTAATGGAGAAACACCAACTCGTCATCTAATTCGTGAAACTCTCTACAATCAAATTTATGGTGTAGATATTAATCCAGAAGCAGTTCAGATTGCGGCTTTTAGTCTTTACCTTACTGCTTTGGAATTAGATTATGAATTAGAGCAACATCGTCAATTAACAAATGATTTAAAATTTCAAAAGCTGATAGGTAATAATTTATTTGCCAATGACGCATTTGATGAAAAAGCAGAATTTAATCAAATAGAACAATTTGCACATAAACAATTTAGCGCAATCGTTGGTAATCCACCTTGGACAAAACCTAAATCTAATAAATCAGCAGAAGAATATTGTAAGCGTAAGCGTCCTGATTCGGGTTATCCAGATGGATATCCTACAGCTTATGGTACACCTCCAGACCAAGCATTTTTATGGCGTATTGGCGACTTTGCTAATGATAAAACTTGCATTGGTTTAATTTTGCATGGTAAGCCTTTTTTTAGCAATGACACAGCAGCCAAAAAAGCAAAAAAATCTCTGTTGATGAGATATAAACCAAAAGTCATAGTAAATCTATCTAAGCTCTACAGAGATAATTTATTCCCTAACTCTGAAGCTCCACCAATAATTTTAATAGCAGAAGGTAAACCTTCAGAACAAAGAGATTCCTTTTACTTTGTATGTCCAGAACGTTCTATAGATTTCCGACGACATGGCATTGTTGAAATTGGAACAGAGCATATTAAAAAACTACCAGTTTTTAGCACAGCTTGCGACTCAGATATGCTGAAAGTTGCTACTTGGGGTAGTGCTAGAGATATACGTCTGCTCCAAAAATTGGGAAATTTTCCAAACATTGAACAAGTTGTAGGAAATCCACCTAAGAATGGATTTAAGTATGGACATCATCGTAAAGTTCCGGCAGAATTGATGGACAAAAAATGTCTAGCTTCTAGCAAAATGCCTAGATATCAAATTGATTTAAACGAACTAGACTTACCACCTGCAACAATGGAGTCGCCAAGGGATTCGCAAATTTATAAAGCTCCATTGGTTATAATTTCACAAAGTATTGATGGGAATGAGGCATTTTCTGCTTTTAGTCAAGAAGATATTGTTTACACACAAAGGTATTCAGGTATTTCTTTTGCAAAAAATAAAGTCCACTTAGCTCACTACTTAAACGGTATTATAAATTCTTCAATAACCAGTTATTTTTTATTCTTAACAGCTTCTTCATGGGGTATTGAGCGCAAGGAAATAAAAACACAAGATTTAGAACGTCTTCGTGTTCCTAAACCAAATAAAGATAACGAAAGATTTATTAATCAAATTATTGAAATAGAAGGTAGATTGCGTGAATCTCCCAAGAAACCTGTTGAGAAAGATTTGAAAAAACAACTTGATGAAGCTGTATTTAATCTCTACGGTTTAGAGGATCATGAACGTGTTTTAGTTGAAGATACTACACAAATCACGATTGATTGGTATATGAATCGTGAGAAATCTACAGCATTAAGAAGACCTCAAACTGCTGATTTAGAAGCGTATGCTATACAATTCATGAGTGTTATTAAACCCTTTCTTCAAACACTTAACGAAAGAAGTATAGTTGCTGAGATATTGAGTATTCCTAAAGCACCATTACAGGTGGTTAAATTTAGCATAGTACCATATCCAGGTCGTGAGCCAGTTATACAAACTGTTCAGGCTGAGGATTTGGTGACTGTGCTGAAAAGCATTGCGGAACAACTACCGCCACAATTGGCTGACCGCGTTTTCACCCGACGAAATGCCAGAATATATGTCGGTGAATACTTATATATTATTAAACCTGCTCAACTGCGTTACTGGACTCGTTCTGCTGGGTTGAATGATGCCGATACTGTTTTAGCTGAACATTTTAGGAATCGTTAA